From one Nothobranchius furzeri strain GRZ-AD chromosome 2, NfurGRZ-RIMD1, whole genome shotgun sequence genomic stretch:
- the LOC129152232 gene encoding spectrin alpha chain, non-erythrocytic 1-like: protein MLGSAHEVQRFHRDVDETKEWIEEKNQALNTDNYGHDLASVQALQLKHEGFERDLAALGDKVRFLIGTRTRVVSGDTFFMVLVTPQVKSLGETAERLIQSHPEAVDDIQEKCTELNTAWSSLVGRADQRKEKLGNSHDLQRFLSDFRDLMSWINGIRGLVSSDELAKDVTGAEALLERHQEHRTEIDARAGTFQAFEQFGQQLLARGHYASPEIQQKLEALDRERADLEKAWVQRRMMLDQCLELQVGLRTHTHKYTHTHTHVEMLCDSCVLWPMTCQPC from the exons atgctgggcagcgcccatgaggtgcagcgcttccacag agacgttgatgagaccaaagagtggatcgaggagaagaaccaggccctgaacacagacaactacggccacgacctggccagcgttcaggctctgcagcttaaacatgaaggctttgagcgtgacctggcagctctgggtgataaggtccgcttcctgatcggtaccaggacccgggttgtctctggagacacgttcttcatggttctggtgactccacagGTGAAATCTCTGGGAGAGACAGCAGAACGCCTGATCCAGTCCCACCCTGAGGCTGTGGATGACATCCAGGAGAAATGCACAGAGCTGAACACGGCCTGGAGCAGCCTGGTGGGTCGGGCCGACCAGCGCAAGGAGAAGCTGGGGAACTCTCACGACCTGCAGCGCTTCCTGTCAGACTTCAG GGACCTGATGTCATGGATTAACGGAATCCGGGGCTTGGTGTCCTCCGATGAGCTGGCCAAAGATGTGACGGGAGCTGAGGCTCTTTTAGAACGCCATCAG GAACACCGGACGGAGATCGACGCTCGGGCTGGGACCTTCCAGGCCTTCGAGCAGTTTGGCCAGCAGCTGCTTGCTCGAGGGCACTACGCCAGTCCTGAGATCCAGCAGAAGCTGGAGGCTCTGGACCGCGAGCGGGCAGACCTGGAGAAGGCTTGGGTCCAGCGGCGCATGATGTTGGATCAGTGCCTGGAGCTTCAGGTGGgattacgcacgcacacacacaaatacacacacacacacacacac gtggaaatgctgtgtgattcctgtgtcctgtggcccatgacgtgtcagccttgctga